Proteins co-encoded in one Moritella sp. F3 genomic window:
- a CDS encoding aldehyde dehydrogenase family protein, whose product MTSNREKQRIIQETYSPIDNSIYVKREQANSDDINQVLQKAVTAQADWRHILLQERAEICHKMVDAFVANENEIANELCWMMGRPIQYARGEVAGLAERARYMIDVAETALAPIQLPEKTGFQRYIKREALGTTFVIAPWNYPYLTSINAIMPAIMAGNSLILKHSTQTPLCAEQLYKAFQQAGLPDGVFQYLHLSHENTETVIKNSRVDYVAFTGSVAGGAMVEKAVNGRFIGVGLELGGKDPAYVRADADIDDAVATCIDGAFFNSGQSCCGIERIYVDSRVFDEFVRKSVDLVNGYQLGLPDDPNTTLGPMVKASAADFVRLQVQDAISQGAITHINADDFPMNEVGTPYLAPQLLTNVNHQMRVMTEESFGPVVGIMKVESDEEAITLMNDSEFGLTAAVFTKDVDAAVAIGEQLETGTFFVNRCDYLDPALAWTGVKHSGRGCTLSVLGYESLTRPKSFHIKL is encoded by the coding sequence ATGACAAGCAACAGGGAAAAGCAAAGGATCATACAAGAAACGTATTCACCCATTGATAACTCAATTTACGTTAAGCGTGAACAAGCAAATAGTGACGATATTAATCAGGTTTTGCAAAAGGCAGTCACCGCACAAGCTGATTGGCGTCATATTTTACTACAAGAACGCGCTGAAATTTGCCATAAAATGGTTGATGCCTTCGTTGCCAATGAAAATGAAATCGCCAATGAATTATGTTGGATGATGGGACGCCCAATCCAATATGCACGTGGTGAGGTTGCGGGTTTAGCAGAGCGTGCTCGTTATATGATTGATGTAGCAGAAACTGCGTTAGCGCCGATTCAATTGCCAGAAAAAACAGGTTTCCAACGTTATATCAAGCGCGAAGCCTTAGGCACTACTTTTGTTATCGCGCCGTGGAACTATCCTTATCTCACGTCTATTAATGCCATTATGCCTGCCATCATGGCGGGTAACAGTTTGATATTAAAGCACTCTACACAGACGCCATTATGCGCAGAACAATTATATAAAGCCTTTCAGCAAGCAGGCTTACCTGATGGGGTATTTCAATATTTGCACCTTAGCCATGAGAATACCGAAACGGTAATCAAGAATTCGCGTGTGGATTATGTCGCTTTTACGGGGTCTGTTGCTGGTGGTGCTATGGTTGAAAAGGCGGTTAATGGTCGTTTTATTGGTGTTGGTTTAGAGCTAGGTGGTAAAGATCCTGCTTATGTCCGTGCTGATGCTGATATTGATGATGCGGTAGCAACGTGTATTGATGGTGCATTTTTTAATTCGGGTCAATCCTGTTGCGGTATCGAACGTATCTATGTCGATAGCCGCGTGTTTGACGAATTCGTGCGTAAGTCTGTCGACCTTGTTAACGGCTATCAGCTTGGCCTGCCTGATGATCCAAACACAACATTAGGGCCAATGGTGAAAGCATCTGCGGCTGACTTTGTGCGTTTGCAAGTGCAGGATGCCATATCACAAGGTGCAATTACTCACATTAACGCAGATGATTTTCCAATGAATGAAGTTGGCACACCTTATCTCGCACCACAACTATTAACTAATGTTAATCACCAAATGCGCGTCATGACCGAAGAAAGTTTTGGTCCTGTCGTCGGCATCATGAAAGTCGAGAGTGATGAAGAGGCTATCACGTTAATGAATGATTCTGAGTTTGGTCTTACTGCTGCGGTGTTTACGAAAGATGTTGACGCGGCGGTGGCTATTGGTGAGCAACTCGAAACGGGCACCTTCTTTGTTAATCGTTGTGATTACCTCGATCCAGCTTTGGCGTGGACAGGAGTTAAGCATTCGGGGCGAGGCTGTACCTTATCTGTTTTAGGCTATGAGTCGTTAACGCGTCCGAAATCATTCCACATTAAACTGTAG
- a CDS encoding response regulator: protein MHITPSLRTILVVDDIADNIQTLNGVLNPEYKIQAATNGHKALMIAQQHPQPDMILLDVMMPEIDGFEVCRLLKINPATKHIPVIFVTAKSDPTDESLGFELGAVDYITKPYHPDIVKTRVRSQFSLSVQNHHLEDLAKMNSDNIISSEEMIALNNIFLGGASCRDTLDILQNYADNNNAEINDDVASIMQRFAALNTVDKEQVTHLIETLNIGNEDEKYKISTFFGLDDN from the coding sequence ATGCATATAACCCCATCGTTACGTACTATTTTGGTCGTTGATGATATAGCCGATAACATCCAAACTTTAAACGGCGTTCTTAACCCTGAATATAAGATACAAGCGGCAACAAATGGTCACAAAGCATTAATGATTGCACAGCAGCATCCTCAACCAGATATGATTTTGCTTGATGTTATGATGCCTGAGATTGATGGGTTTGAAGTTTGTCGATTATTAAAAATAAACCCTGCCACTAAGCATATCCCAGTCATTTTTGTCACCGCAAAAAGCGATCCCACGGACGAATCATTAGGGTTTGAGTTAGGTGCTGTTGACTACATAACGAAGCCTTATCACCCTGACATCGTAAAAACACGCGTAAGATCCCAGTTCTCTTTGTCTGTTCAAAATCATCACCTTGAAGACTTAGCAAAGATGAACAGCGACAACATAATTAGCAGTGAGGAGATGATAGCCTTAAATAACATATTTCTGGGTGGCGCTAGCTGTAGGGATACACTTGATATACTCCAAAATTACGCTGACAACAATAACGCCGAGATAAACGATGATGTCGCATCTATCATGCAGCGTTTTGCTGCATTGAATACTGTAGATAAAGAACAAGTAACTCACCTTATAGAAACGTTAAACATTGGCAATGAAGATGAAAAATACAAAATATCCACCTTTTTCGGTTTAGACGATAACTAA
- a CDS encoding LysR family transcriptional regulator: MDTNKIIPLLPDMAILVTVVEQGNFSKAARELGVTPSAVSRQISRLEDALGIKLLARTTRQLALTESGKITFDYCKQMLESAEQAVNASTSATSTVSGLLRVAAPKSLASRVLRPLFVEFLKCYPDIQLHLKVTDRVLDPIQDGVDFLIHINDNPIEALVNVKIGRVEQVLCASPGFLANHALPAHPDDLKYLPCLCLGENMADNRWRFSNGNQQATVHVTGAYLINHSEMRCDAIEQGFGVGGLPDYIAQEGIEAGTLIPLLEDWQLQGNYHGDICLQYVQSKYMPNKSRVFIDFMKQHLLVIKSD, encoded by the coding sequence ATGGACACAAATAAAATAATCCCTTTGTTACCGGATATGGCGATTTTGGTCACTGTGGTTGAGCAGGGTAACTTTAGTAAAGCCGCCAGAGAATTAGGTGTAACTCCCTCTGCGGTGAGCCGTCAAATTAGCCGATTAGAAGATGCATTAGGCATTAAACTGCTAGCGCGTACGACGCGGCAATTGGCGTTGACGGAGTCAGGTAAAATAACGTTTGATTATTGTAAACAGATGCTTGAATCTGCAGAACAAGCGGTTAATGCCAGTACCTCTGCGACATCGACTGTGAGTGGGTTATTAAGAGTGGCGGCGCCAAAATCGTTAGCGAGTAGGGTATTGAGACCACTTTTTGTTGAGTTTTTAAAGTGCTACCCAGATATTCAGTTACATTTAAAAGTGACCGACCGTGTTTTAGATCCCATTCAGGACGGTGTCGATTTTTTGATTCATATTAATGACAATCCCATTGAAGCATTGGTCAATGTTAAAATTGGTCGCGTTGAGCAGGTGTTATGTGCCAGCCCTGGTTTTCTCGCTAACCATGCCTTGCCTGCACATCCGGATGATTTAAAATATCTACCATGCCTTTGTCTAGGTGAAAATATGGCCGATAACCGCTGGCGATTTAGCAATGGAAATCAGCAAGCGACCGTACACGTAACTGGAGCATATTTGATTAACCACAGCGAAATGCGCTGTGATGCCATTGAGCAAGGCTTTGGTGTTGGTGGTTTACCGGATTATATTGCGCAGGAGGGGATTGAAGCGGGAACGCTCATTCCGTTATTGGAAGATTGGCAATTACAGGGTAATTATCACGGTGATATTTGTTTGCAGTATGTACAAAGTAAATATATGCCGAATAAAAGCCGCGTATTTATTGATTTTATGAAACAACATTTACTTGTTATTAAGTCGGATTAA
- a CDS encoding ATP-binding protein — MKVPKLLIESNNKRIMFGFFIAIFLLVAIGLASMFHFTKLTNAIDRYTQAGQLLIALDSARIAELIYTRDGLEQDAKKATINLETVQSLIKEFINNADRIYVEKLLIISDQYRSAFERYVLLTRKIRQTYKDMNNSVILANDNAEALRTLRKKDIDDEKLKMQHFRLDINERTENIENAYQLESAIEAVISIKKDILLSHKQRDLKTLEAYFHKITTLTKTLRRSITDPEGVNTLMQLEPQITKLKALFKQFENINNYANLTINTPLVVDIEALALRLADLTFDLRTSEQNLIDSTSTLRDMSQKVMLRRLEFYEQLDVLLDNINAARQFNREFSSIQDHRTRYLSLSQIQQLLTLTKTEVNVISSSFIDIDDRNAFNELLPNIELYFNDFLALANLTAQRFVLRNKMNESAAIADDILSNFREYRFEEMAESRNLVQTMSILSIFFLINIVLLGYVMRRSQISLTNLSQQLGIAAEQAKKAEQAKSDFLANMSHEIRTPMNAIIGMSYLALETELNPKQKNYISKVNGSANALLRIINDILDFSKIEAGKLTIEKIEFNISDVLDEVADTIGLKAQERGLALRFEIDSSLPINFIGDPLRLQQILVNLGDNAVKFTKAGKVTLSFTCNMSKDNHVVLVCNVRDTGIGMTPDQVKDLFSAFSQADTSTTRKYGGTGLGLAICKQLTQLMQGDISVTSELGVGSCFSFYVTLEHSKSLPNVLDAQPTAYSADSLTPAFQQNDIKVSTIAVEQLLKGAHFLLVEDNKINQELVDEILTSRGINVTIANHGQEAIEYLTHRTFDCVLMDCHMPIMDGYKASEIIRKNPRLQQLPIIAMTANIMEKDLERAKKCGMNDVISKPINIAKMLNTLAKWVKVKPLHTFNQSELTPSVQLEIESISSLNIVGLDHAMGLSCANNDIALYYKLLTRFSKQYVQSSPPLTLSELNSKEQQHFIHTLKGLAGNLGFSDIYKLCNTIEKGTGETSKNDQLQVLEQMLANVCIALDHYFQHNERNFTDEVSNQAGCSTHNTSAINTVMIDKLKKALKHSDTIAIELAEKHAASEFGLSISDHQRLIEYVNNFDFDAALILFDD, encoded by the coding sequence ATGAAAGTGCCTAAATTATTAATTGAGTCAAATAATAAGCGCATCATGTTCGGTTTTTTCATTGCGATTTTTCTGCTTGTTGCTATTGGTTTAGCTAGCATGTTCCATTTTACTAAATTAACTAACGCAATTGATCGATATACACAAGCAGGGCAATTATTGATTGCCCTTGATAGCGCTCGTATTGCAGAACTGATTTATACCCGAGATGGTTTAGAGCAGGATGCAAAAAAAGCGACTATTAATCTTGAAACTGTACAGTCATTAATTAAGGAATTCATCAATAACGCTGACCGGATATATGTTGAAAAATTATTAATTATATCTGACCAATATCGATCTGCTTTTGAACGTTATGTATTACTGACTAGAAAAATACGTCAAACATACAAAGATATGAACAATTCAGTCATATTAGCAAATGACAATGCAGAAGCCCTAAGGACATTAAGAAAAAAGGATATCGATGACGAGAAACTGAAAATGCAGCATTTTAGGTTAGACATTAATGAGAGAACTGAAAATATAGAAAATGCCTATCAGCTAGAGAGCGCTATTGAAGCCGTGATCAGTATTAAAAAAGATATCTTACTCTCACATAAACAGCGTGACCTTAAAACTCTTGAGGCATACTTTCATAAAATAACAACACTAACGAAAACCTTAAGAAGATCGATTACCGACCCTGAAGGCGTCAATACACTGATGCAGTTAGAGCCACAAATAACAAAGTTGAAAGCCCTCTTCAAACAATTTGAAAATATAAATAATTATGCAAATCTCACTATCAATACACCACTAGTTGTTGATATAGAGGCACTGGCTTTACGACTTGCAGACCTGACTTTTGATTTACGTACTAGCGAACAAAACCTTATTGATTCAACCTCTACACTGCGTGATATGTCTCAAAAGGTAATGTTACGCAGGTTAGAGTTTTATGAACAACTCGATGTTTTATTAGATAATATAAATGCTGCTAGACAATTTAATCGGGAGTTTTCGTCAATACAAGACCACAGAACTCGATACTTATCGTTAAGTCAAATTCAACAGTTGTTAACTTTAACAAAAACTGAAGTTAATGTTATTTCATCTTCATTTATAGATATAGATGACCGCAATGCTTTCAATGAACTATTACCTAACATCGAACTTTACTTCAATGATTTTTTGGCATTAGCTAATTTAACAGCACAAAGATTCGTACTTAGAAATAAAATGAATGAGTCAGCCGCTATTGCCGACGATATTTTGTCTAATTTTCGTGAATACAGATTTGAAGAAATGGCCGAGTCACGTAATTTAGTCCAAACAATGTCTATTCTGTCTATTTTCTTTCTAATTAATATCGTATTGCTGGGTTATGTTATGCGTCGTTCGCAAATATCGCTTACAAACTTAAGCCAACAATTGGGCATTGCCGCAGAACAAGCAAAAAAGGCAGAGCAAGCAAAATCCGATTTTTTAGCCAATATGAGCCATGAAATCAGAACCCCAATGAATGCGATTATCGGCATGAGTTATTTAGCGCTAGAAACAGAGTTAAACCCTAAACAAAAGAATTATATTAGTAAAGTAAACGGCTCTGCCAATGCGCTACTTAGGATCATTAATGACATCCTAGACTTCTCTAAAATAGAGGCTGGTAAGTTAACCATTGAAAAAATTGAATTCAATATTTCAGACGTTTTAGATGAGGTCGCAGACACCATTGGTTTAAAAGCACAAGAACGGGGTTTAGCATTACGCTTTGAGATAGATAGCAGCCTGCCAATCAATTTTATTGGCGATCCTTTAAGGCTACAACAAATACTAGTCAATCTAGGTGACAACGCGGTTAAATTTACGAAAGCAGGGAAAGTAACATTAAGCTTCACCTGCAACATGAGCAAGGATAATCATGTCGTACTCGTTTGTAATGTACGCGATACCGGTATTGGTATGACACCAGATCAAGTAAAAGACCTATTTTCTGCATTTTCTCAAGCTGATACCTCAACCACTCGGAAATATGGTGGCACAGGTTTAGGCTTGGCGATTTGTAAACAATTGACACAATTAATGCAAGGTGACATATCGGTAACCAGTGAGCTTGGTGTAGGCAGCTGTTTTTCATTTTACGTGACACTAGAACATTCAAAATCATTACCAAATGTCCTAGATGCACAGCCAACAGCCTATTCAGCAGACTCTCTGACGCCAGCATTCCAACAAAACGATATCAAGGTAAGTACAATTGCCGTTGAACAACTGTTGAAAGGGGCTCATTTTTTATTGGTCGAAGATAACAAAATTAATCAAGAACTTGTCGATGAAATATTAACAAGTAGAGGCATTAACGTAACCATTGCTAACCATGGTCAAGAAGCGATTGAATACTTGACTCATCGAACTTTTGATTGTGTGCTAATGGATTGCCACATGCCTATAATGGATGGTTATAAAGCGTCAGAAATAATAAGAAAAAATCCACGTTTACAACAGTTACCGATTATAGCAATGACCGCAAATATCATGGAAAAAGATTTGGAGAGAGCAAAAAAATGTGGCATGAATGACGTCATCAGCAAACCAATCAATATTGCTAAGATGCTGAACACACTTGCTAAATGGGTCAAGGTAAAGCCATTACACACATTCAACCAATCTGAGTTAACACCTAGCGTACAGCTTGAAATTGAAAGCATAAGCAGCCTTAACATTGTAGGGCTTGATCATGCTATGGGCTTGTCTTGTGCTAATAATGATATTGCGCTTTATTATAAATTGCTGACTCGATTTTCAAAGCAATATGTTCAAAGTTCCCCTCCTTTGACATTATCTGAATTAAATTCAAAAGAACAACAACACTTTATTCACACTTTAAAAGGCCTTGCAGGAAACTTAGGATTTTCAGATATTTATAAGCTTTGTAATACCATTGAAAAAGGCACTGGCGAAACATCAAAAAATGACCAATTGCAAGTCCTTGAGCAAATGTTAGCAAATGTATGTATCGCCCTAGATCACTATTTTCAGCACAATGAGCGCAACTTTACAGATGAAGTAAGCAATCAGGCAGGATGTTCAACTCACAATACATCAGCGATCAATACAGTGATGATAGACAAGCTCAAAAAAGCGTTAAAACATTCAGATACCATTGCCATCGAACTAGCCGAAAAACATGCAGCCAGTGAATTCGGGTTATCTATATCCGATCACCAGAGGCTAATAGAGTATGTGAATAATTTTGATTTTGATGCCGCATTGATACTCTTTGATGACTGA
- a CDS encoding homocysteine S-methyltransferase family protein has product MTVVFTLPIILDGGMGRELQSVGAPFQQPEWSAQALIEAPHFISQVHTSFIQAGAEVITTNTYALVPFHIGEKRFNEEGANLIKLAAQLARQSVTGHPGLLVAGCIPPVLGSYRPDLFTLEKAKPLLEVLINNQQADADIWLAETISSISEAAMIKARTATTDKPTWIAFTIKDEVTAAPALRSGEFVYDAVSQIAGQHVSAILFNCSCAEVMETALTIAKQALVDRGLADSVQLGVYANNFPPIGDLHEANNAVSGIREDVEPQRYREFATMWLKAGASIVGGCCGVSPAHIKALAELKHA; this is encoded by the coding sequence ATGACAGTAGTATTTACATTACCAATCATCCTTGATGGTGGCATGGGCCGAGAACTACAAAGTGTCGGAGCTCCTTTTCAACAGCCAGAATGGTCAGCTCAAGCGTTAATTGAAGCGCCTCATTTCATCTCGCAAGTACATACTAGCTTTATACAAGCCGGTGCAGAGGTGATCACCACCAATACTTACGCATTAGTCCCCTTTCATATTGGTGAAAAGCGTTTTAATGAAGAAGGTGCAAACTTAATTAAGCTTGCAGCTCAGTTAGCACGGCAGAGCGTAACAGGTCACCCTGGATTGTTAGTCGCTGGTTGCATCCCTCCGGTGCTAGGTTCTTACCGACCCGATTTGTTTACGCTAGAAAAAGCCAAACCTTTGCTTGAGGTATTGATCAACAACCAACAAGCAGATGCCGACATTTGGTTAGCAGAAACAATATCTTCAATTTCAGAAGCTGCCATGATCAAAGCGCGTACAGCAACCACTGATAAGCCGACCTGGATTGCATTTACGATTAAAGATGAAGTAACGGCAGCGCCAGCTCTACGCTCTGGTGAATTCGTTTATGATGCCGTGAGTCAAATAGCAGGGCAGCATGTGTCCGCGATCTTATTTAATTGCAGTTGCGCAGAAGTCATGGAAACCGCCCTTACAATCGCTAAGCAAGCATTAGTCGATCGCGGACTAGCAGATAGTGTGCAACTAGGCGTCTACGCAAATAACTTCCCTCCAATTGGCGATCTGCACGAAGCGAACAATGCAGTATCCGGCATAAGAGAAGATGTCGAACCACAAAGATATCGTGAATTTGCAACTATGTGGCTCAAGGCTGGCGCATCCATCGTCGGTGGGTGTTGTGGCGTTTCGCCTGCACACATTAAAGCATTAGCCGAGCTTAAACACGCATAG
- a CDS encoding iron-containing alcohol dehydrogenase, whose translation MKFSYVNPTQIHFGQGQIATVATSIPKDKKVLVIYGGGSIKKNGVYDQVSAALAEHTWTEFSGVEANPTVETLDKAVIIAKEQAIDYILAVGGGSVIDGSKYVAAAAMYEGNGWDILIGKHQVTEAIAIGAILTLPATGSESNSGSVITQKSTQTKLPFMADAVQPKFAVLDPDSMKTLPERQLVNGLVDAWVHVCEQYLTTATGTMVQDGYAEVLLKNLLTLAEQYNERDNNEWRSNLMWTANQALNGLIGSGVTHDWATHMIGHELTALYSVDHARSLSIIQPSLLRNQIEAKRAKLEQLGKNVFGLTASADLAERTIVAIEAFYHDVKVPTQLTEHGDDKVAAIDTIIKQLEAHGMVALGESQAITLDVSRQILEDAVA comes from the coding sequence ATGAAATTCTCTTATGTTAACCCTACTCAAATCCATTTTGGCCAAGGTCAAATCGCGACTGTCGCTACCTCTATTCCAAAAGATAAAAAAGTATTGGTGATTTACGGTGGTGGTTCTATTAAGAAAAATGGCGTTTATGACCAGGTTTCTGCCGCACTTGCAGAGCATACATGGACAGAATTTTCAGGTGTTGAAGCAAACCCAACAGTTGAAACCCTAGACAAAGCCGTGATTATCGCTAAAGAACAAGCAATCGATTACATCCTTGCTGTCGGCGGTGGTTCTGTTATTGATGGCTCAAAATACGTTGCTGCAGCGGCAATGTACGAAGGCAATGGTTGGGATATTCTAATTGGTAAACACCAGGTAACAGAAGCTATCGCAATTGGTGCTATTTTGACACTACCAGCAACAGGTTCTGAATCAAATTCAGGCTCTGTGATCACTCAAAAATCAACGCAAACTAAACTGCCGTTTATGGCCGATGCTGTTCAACCTAAATTTGCTGTACTTGATCCTGATTCAATGAAGACATTGCCAGAACGTCAATTAGTGAATGGTCTTGTCGATGCTTGGGTACACGTTTGCGAGCAATACTTAACAACGGCTACAGGCACTATGGTTCAAGACGGTTACGCTGAAGTATTACTTAAAAACCTACTGACGTTAGCTGAACAATACAATGAACGTGATAACAACGAATGGCGCTCAAACCTAATGTGGACAGCAAACCAAGCGCTTAATGGCTTAATTGGTTCTGGCGTAACGCATGACTGGGCAACGCACATGATTGGCCATGAATTAACAGCGCTATACAGCGTTGATCATGCACGTTCGTTATCTATTATCCAACCGTCTTTACTGCGTAACCAAATTGAAGCGAAGCGTGCTAAATTGGAACAGTTAGGTAAGAATGTATTTGGTTTAACGGCCTCTGCAGATTTAGCTGAACGTACGATTGTTGCAATCGAAGCTTTCTACCATGACGTTAAAGTACCAACACAATTAACTGAGCACGGTGATGATAAAGTGGCTGCGATTGATACGATTATCAAACAACTTGAAGCACACGGTATGGTTGCATTAGGTGAAAGCCAAGCGATCACACTGGATGTATCTCGTCAAATTTTAGAAGACGCTGTAGCGTAA
- a CDS encoding cold-shock protein encodes MSKVQGTVKWFNEAKGFGFIEQENGPDVFAHFSAISSEGFRTLTEGQKVEFTVGEGQKGPNAENIVAL; translated from the coding sequence ATGTCTAAAGTTCAAGGTACAGTTAAGTGGTTTAACGAAGCTAAAGGTTTTGGTTTCATCGAGCAAGAAAATGGCCCAGATGTATTCGCACATTTCAGCGCTATCTCAAGTGAAGGTTTCCGTACCCTTACTGAAGGCCAGAAAGTAGAATTCACTGTAGGCGAAGGTCAAAAAGGCCCGAACGCAGAAAACATCGTAGCACTTTAA
- a CDS encoding AraC family transcriptional regulator N-terminal domain-containing protein, with amino-acid sequence MNSLGDLMQTYADAYDLNDLEGIKETAIPGVWFYRSSQGNQRQPFVYQSGIIVMGQGRKHIHIGNQPVHYGPEDYLVVGVPMPLECEAFPENGVPLLGLTINVDPTLLHRLVNELESNFFDYTSRSNQETCGLSSVKMATPMLESCKRLMLALHSDLESKMLGSSLVMEIVYRALVGSEGHVLFDLAHHDGQYARVAKVLTKMHQSYPETLTVQYLAEEASMSVSAFHLAFRKVTLESPLQYLKKVRLNKAKELIQLEGLRVNDAARLVGYSSSSQFSREFKRHFNMTPKSSSH; translated from the coding sequence ATGAATTCTCTTGGCGATTTAATGCAAACATATGCGGATGCGTACGATCTTAACGATCTAGAAGGTATTAAGGAAACCGCTATTCCTGGTGTGTGGTTCTATCGTAGTAGCCAAGGCAATCAGCGCCAGCCTTTTGTGTACCAGTCCGGCATCATTGTGATGGGGCAGGGGCGTAAGCATATACACATAGGTAATCAGCCTGTGCATTATGGTCCTGAAGACTATCTGGTGGTTGGTGTGCCGATGCCGTTGGAGTGTGAAGCTTTTCCTGAGAATGGTGTACCCTTGTTAGGCTTAACGATAAATGTAGATCCGACTTTGTTACATCGTTTAGTGAATGAATTGGAATCGAATTTTTTTGATTACACATCACGTAGTAACCAAGAGACATGTGGATTAAGCTCGGTCAAAATGGCAACGCCGATGTTAGAGAGTTGCAAGCGGTTAATGCTGGCACTACATTCGGATTTAGAAAGTAAAATGTTGGGTTCGTCATTGGTCATGGAGATCGTCTATCGGGCACTTGTCGGGTCAGAAGGGCATGTGCTGTTTGATTTAGCACATCACGACGGACAGTATGCAAGGGTAGCGAAAGTTCTGACTAAAATGCACCAGTCTTATCCAGAAACGTTGACGGTACAATATCTTGCTGAAGAGGCTAGCATGAGTGTCTCTGCATTTCATTTGGCGTTTCGTAAGGTTACTTTAGAATCACCATTACAGTATTTAAAGAAGGTGCGGTTAAATAAAGCCAAAGAGCTGATCCAACTTGAAGGTTTGCGAGTTAATGATGCAGCAAGATTGGTGGGCTATTCAAGTTCTTCACAATTTAGTCGTGAATTTAAGCGCCATTTTAATATGACGCCTAAAAGCAGCTCGCATTAA
- a CDS encoding glutamine synthetase family protein, with product MLNSRDVKTVDDAKHIIEQRGLSHIKVGLFDIDGVMRGKYMSKEKFFSALDSGFSFCNVVLGWDTKDQLYDNVEYTGWHTGYPDAPVRILPETCRDLPGEDSMLLFIAEFCDDAGAVCPRGTLCRVLDRAERMGFAVTAAFEYEFFMFKETPESIREKGFKNLTPLTPDSFGYSIIRNSVHAGLHHQIMALGEEMDFPLESLHTETGPGVLEAAIGYDDAQDAADKAALFKTFIKVWAQRNNLMATFMAKWSSDWPGQSGHIHISLKDKNGKALFHDPNNPYNMSDTQRHFLAGQQKYMPEFLSLIAPTVNSYSRMVPGLWAPLDATWGVENRTTALRVIPGAAKSQRIEYRLGSADANPYLALAAALASGLMGVEHKLEPHAQVKGNAYEQDHPEALSLPRTLFDAAGKLKRSEAAKELFGEAFVAHYAATREWEEREFRKHVTDWELERYFEII from the coding sequence ATGCTCAACTCCAGAGACGTAAAGACTGTTGACGACGCCAAACATATAATCGAACAACGTGGGTTAAGCCATATCAAAGTCGGTTTGTTTGATATAGACGGTGTTATGCGTGGTAAATATATGAGTAAAGAGAAGTTCTTCTCTGCTCTCGATAGTGGTTTTTCATTTTGTAATGTGGTTTTAGGCTGGGACACAAAAGATCAGCTTTACGATAATGTTGAATACACAGGCTGGCATACAGGCTATCCCGATGCACCTGTGCGTATTTTACCTGAGACCTGCCGTGACCTACCTGGCGAAGACAGCATGTTGTTATTCATTGCTGAATTTTGTGATGACGCTGGCGCCGTTTGCCCCCGTGGAACCCTGTGCCGTGTATTAGATCGCGCTGAGAGAATGGGATTTGCTGTGACGGCTGCGTTTGAATATGAATTTTTCATGTTTAAAGAGACGCCTGAATCGATTCGAGAAAAAGGCTTTAAAAACCTCACCCCACTGACGCCAGATTCCTTTGGCTATTCTATTATTCGTAACTCTGTACATGCTGGTTTGCATCATCAAATTATGGCGTTAGGCGAAGAGATGGACTTTCCATTAGAGAGTCTACATACCGAAACAGGCCCTGGCGTATTAGAAGCGGCTATTGGCTATGATGATGCACAAGATGCCGCCGATAAAGCAGCACTCTTTAAAACGTTTATTAAAGTTTGGGCGCAACGTAACAACCTGATGGCTACCTTTATGGCGAAATGGTCGAGTGACTGGCCGGGTCAAAGTGGTCACATTCATATCTCGTTGAAAGATAAAAATGGCAAGGCGCTGTTTCATGATCCGAATAATCCCTACAACATGAGCGATACTCAACGTCACTTCTTGGCGGGGCAGCAAAAATACATGCCGGAATTCTTATCCCTGATCGCGCCCACTGTAAACAGCTATAGCAGAATGGTACCAGGCTTGTGGGCACCACTTGATGCAACTTGGGGCGTTGAAAATCGAACGACTGCACTGCGCGTCATTCCGGGGGCGGCCAAATCTCAACGCATTGAATATCGTTTGGGTTCAGCAGATGCTAATCCGTATCTTGCGCTCGCTGCTGCATTAGCCTCGGGCTTGATGGGGGTAGAGCATAAACTTGAACCTCACGCGCAAGTAAAAGGCAATGCCTACGAACAAGATCATCCTGAAGCCTTATCCTTGCCACGCACATTGTTTGATGCGGCAGGTAAACTTAAGCGTTCTGAAGCGGCGAAAGAATTATTCGGTGAAGCCTTTGTTGCGCACTATGCGGCGACACGGGAATGGGAAGAGCGTGAGTTTAGAAAACATGTGACAGATTGGGAACTAGAACGCTATTTTGAAATTATCTAG